A part of Caretta caretta isolate rCarCar2 chromosome 1, rCarCar1.hap1, whole genome shotgun sequence genomic DNA contains:
- the LOC125624081 gene encoding myb/SANT-like DNA-binding domain-containing protein 2, producing the protein MQSSSAQVTMMESQNRKRAPAWTEREVRDLIAVWGEESVLSELCSSFRNAKTFLKISQGMKDRGHNRDPKQCRVKLKELRQAYQKTREANSRSGSEPQTCRFYDELHAILGGSATTTPAVLFDSFNGDGGNTEVGFGDEEDGSQQASGETGFPDSQELFLTVDLEPVPPEPTQGCLLDSAGGEGTSAACVSMITGSSPSQRLVKLRKKKKRTRDEMFSELMLSSHTDRAQTNAWRQIMSECRKAQNDREERWRAEE; encoded by the exons atgcagagctcatcagcacaggtgaccatgatggagtcccagaatcgcaaaagagctccagcatggaccgaacgggaggtacgggatctgatcgctgtttggggagaggaatccgtgctatcagaactctgttccagttttcgaaatgccaaaacctttctgaaaatctcccagggcatgaaggacagaggccataacagggacccgaagcagtgccgcgtgaaactgaaggagctgaggcaagcctaccagaaaaccagagaggcgaacagccgctctgggtcagagccccaaacatgccgcttctatgatgagctgcatgccattttagggggttcagccaccactaccccagccgtgttgtttgactccttcaatggagatggaggcaatacggaagtaggttttggggacgaagaagatggctcacagcaagcaagcggagaaaccggttttcccgacagccaggaactgtttctcaccgtagacctggagccagtaccccccgaacccacccaaggctgcctcctggactcagcaggcggagaagggacctctg ctgcatgtgtttcaatgatcacaggatcttcgccttcccagaggctagtgaagcttagaaagaaaaaaaaacgcactcgcgatgaaatgttctccgagctcatgctgtcctcccacactgacagagcacagacgaatgcgtggaggcaaataatgtcagagtgcaggaaagcacaaaatgaccgggaggagaggtggagggctgaagagtaa